The Novosphingobium kaempferiae genome includes a window with the following:
- a CDS encoding putative DNA modification/repair radical SAM protein gives MSRSSVMERLEILADAAKYDASCASSGTAKRNSRDGRGLGSTEGMGICHAYAPDGRCISLLKLLLTNHCIFDCHYCINRKSSNVRRARFTPQEVVDLTLSFYRRNYIEGLFLSSGIVKSSSHTMEQMIEVARILREEHDFRGYIHLKTIPEADPELVAQAGLWADRVSINVELPTDSGLARLAPDKSGATIEGAMGKLSGAIIEAHDAQKRFRKAPVFAPAGQSTQMIVGADGASDAQIVGKASSLYDRFSLKRVYYSAFSPIPEASAVLPLKRPPLMREHRLYQSDWLMRFYGFAPREVQQAAGADGMLPLDIDPKLAWALKFRERFPVDLNRAPREAMLRVPGLGVKAVDAIIVARRHRALRLDDVARLTVSVRKLRPFIVTTDWCPTLLTDRADLRAMLAPPAEQMELFA, from the coding sequence ATGTCCCGTTCCTCCGTCATGGAGCGTCTCGAGATTCTCGCGGACGCAGCCAAGTACGATGCATCTTGCGCCTCGTCAGGCACCGCCAAGCGCAACAGCCGCGACGGGCGCGGGCTGGGTTCGACCGAAGGCATGGGCATCTGCCACGCCTATGCCCCGGACGGCCGATGCATTTCGCTGCTCAAGCTGCTGCTGACGAACCACTGCATCTTCGACTGCCATTACTGCATCAACCGCAAGAGTTCGAACGTCCGGCGCGCGCGCTTTACGCCGCAGGAGGTGGTGGACCTCACGCTATCGTTCTATCGCCGCAACTACATCGAGGGACTGTTCCTCTCATCCGGCATCGTGAAGTCGTCCAGCCACACGATGGAGCAGATGATCGAAGTCGCGCGTATCCTGCGCGAAGAGCATGACTTCCGCGGCTATATCCACCTCAAGACGATCCCCGAGGCCGACCCCGAACTGGTGGCGCAGGCAGGTCTGTGGGCCGACCGCGTGTCCATCAATGTCGAACTGCCGACCGACAGCGGCCTCGCCCGGCTTGCCCCTGACAAGAGCGGCGCGACGATCGAAGGCGCGATGGGCAAGCTTTCGGGCGCGATCATCGAAGCGCACGATGCGCAGAAGCGGTTTCGCAAGGCGCCGGTCTTCGCGCCTGCCGGGCAATCCACGCAGATGATTGTGGGCGCGGACGGAGCGAGCGACGCGCAGATCGTCGGCAAGGCGAGTTCGCTTTACGACCGGTTCTCGCTAAAGCGCGTCTATTACTCCGCCTTCAGTCCGATCCCGGAAGCGAGCGCAGTATTACCACTGAAGCGCCCGCCGCTGATGCGCGAGCATCGGCTATACCAGTCAGACTGGCTGATGCGTTTCTATGGCTTTGCGCCGCGGGAAGTGCAGCAGGCGGCGGGAGCCGACGGCATGCTGCCGCTCGACATCGACCCCAAGCTGGCCTGGGCCCTCAAGTTCCGCGAACGCTTCCCGGTGGACCTCAACCGCGCCCCGCGTGAGGCGATGCTGCGGGTGCCGGGGCTTGGGGTGAAGGCGGTCGATGCGATCATCGTCGCGCGGCGTCATCGCGCGCTTCGGCTGGACGACGTTGCCCGGCTGACAGTCTCGGTCCGGAAGCTGCGCCCCTTCATCGTCACGACGGACTGGTGCCCCACGCTGCTCACCGATCGCGCGGACTTGCGGGCGATGTTGGCCCCGCCAGCCGAGCAGATGGAACTCTTCGCGTGA
- a CDS encoding polysaccharide deacetylase family protein, with protein MPGPNLLEPPGRQAFASFSGDFGQRFIVTVDTEEEFDWSAPLDRDTHSVVTVPALRKFQQFCEGFGVVPSYLIDWPVADSSFAPEAIGDAVSNGRAEVGVQLHPWVSPPFVEEVNERNSYAGNLPFELEREKLHTLRDRIERAFGTAPRSYRAGRYGLGPRTAEILMECGIAVDTSVRARFDYSGTNGPNYREHPLRPYWVDAERRLLEMPLTTVYWGPLRQVGNIIYPHLWRAPSVRGVLARTGLLERIPLTPEGITAEEALRGVDIAIDEGLPVLVFSFHSPSLATGHTPYVRNEADLDALYDWWRALFTHLARRGIKPTSIGEIMNSVQRG; from the coding sequence TTGCCGGGACCGAATCTCCTGGAGCCGCCGGGCAGGCAGGCTTTCGCCTCGTTTTCCGGGGATTTCGGCCAGCGCTTCATCGTCACCGTCGACACCGAGGAGGAGTTCGACTGGTCGGCCCCGCTCGACCGTGACACGCACAGCGTCGTCACCGTCCCAGCCCTGCGCAAGTTCCAGCAGTTCTGCGAAGGCTTCGGCGTCGTCCCATCGTACCTGATCGACTGGCCGGTGGCGGACTCCTCCTTCGCTCCCGAAGCGATCGGCGACGCCGTGTCGAACGGGCGCGCCGAAGTCGGCGTGCAGCTCCATCCCTGGGTGAGCCCGCCCTTCGTCGAGGAAGTGAACGAGCGCAACAGCTACGCGGGCAATCTTCCCTTCGAACTCGAACGCGAAAAGCTCCACACCCTGCGCGACCGCATCGAGCGCGCCTTCGGCACCGCCCCGCGCAGCTATCGCGCCGGGCGCTACGGCCTTGGCCCGCGCACGGCGGAAATCCTCATGGAATGTGGGATCGCCGTGGATACCTCGGTGCGCGCGCGATTCGACTACAGCGGCACCAACGGTCCCAATTACCGCGAGCACCCGCTGCGTCCCTATTGGGTGGATGCGGAACGCCGCCTGCTCGAAATGCCGCTGACGACCGTCTACTGGGGACCGCTGCGCCAGGTCGGCAACATCATCTACCCCCACCTCTGGCGCGCACCTTCCGTGCGCGGCGTACTGGCACGCACGGGTCTTCTCGAACGCATCCCGCTGACACCCGAAGGCATCACCGCCGAGGAAGCGCTACGCGGCGTGGACATCGCGATCGACGAAGGCCTGCCGGTGCTGGTCTTCTCCTTCCACAGCCCCTCGCTGGCGACCGGCCACACGCCTTACGTCCGCAACGAAGCCGATCTCGACGCGCTCTATGACTGGTGGCGCGCCCTGTTCACCCACCTCGCGCGGCGCGGCATCAAGCCCACAAGCATCGGCGAAATCATGAACTCTGTGCAACGCGGATAG
- a CDS encoding sensor histidine kinase, whose product MYYDDRLATVLRAPPSGDGIARIQFRQLVDILGQTPDSPEPSEMVDAAFVRLSQLGRQLPPADRARLLRQPLQPMANPRLLTWLVGAEPDVACAAIAAARLDDAAWLALIPRLPVRARGILRHRRDLSPQVEGLLERLGVRDRALPPAQTEAVASGAESDWAEPRPEDPIPEIPPARFQRPSGDIAADQDISDDVLELLDMAGNPPPPTSLSEWARARAAQQKAQPHGTVQETAAHLVAPHREAGIGAIVRRIEEFRKAREAKGPPDFRTDSPRLPLGDTAPVAQRLALAIDFTTDVEGRIDWADGPHAPSVTGLSLDATSSDLAHALRQRLPLRGTRISVTGAPAVSGPWQVDAVARFEHGRFAGYCGRLRRPAPPIEVPVVPVPAHAEADRMREVLHELRTPANAIQVAAEIIQQQLYGPAPHEYRALAAAIAGDCAHILAGFEELDRLVKLESGALPLEDGECDLARVLAQTIVRLRAWTEPRGSGFALAADLSAAALPVRIARAEVERLVWRLFAALAGSTAPGERLDLGWSLHGDMVDLSVTLPAVLAERGPDALFDAVAGERGQSLAAGMFGIGFTLRLAAAEASAAGGLLGRVENRLHLSLPALTGTDTGNSSSATFPQ is encoded by the coding sequence ATGTACTACGACGACCGCCTTGCCACTGTCCTGCGCGCGCCGCCCTCCGGGGACGGCATCGCGCGGATTCAGTTCAGGCAACTCGTCGACATTCTCGGCCAGACCCCCGATTCGCCCGAACCGAGCGAAATGGTCGATGCCGCCTTCGTCCGGTTGAGCCAGCTCGGCCGCCAGCTTCCCCCCGCCGACCGTGCGCGGCTCCTGCGCCAGCCGCTGCAGCCCATGGCGAATCCCCGCCTGCTGACATGGCTCGTAGGCGCAGAGCCCGACGTCGCCTGCGCCGCAATCGCGGCGGCCCGGCTCGACGACGCGGCATGGCTCGCGCTGATCCCGCGCCTGCCTGTGCGCGCGCGCGGCATCCTGCGTCATCGCCGCGATCTTTCCCCGCAGGTGGAAGGCCTGCTAGAGCGCCTCGGCGTGCGTGACCGCGCGCTGCCTCCCGCTCAAACGGAAGCCGTCGCATCCGGCGCCGAATCCGATTGGGCCGAACCGCGTCCGGAAGATCCCATTCCCGAAATCCCGCCTGCCCGTTTCCAGCGCCCGTCCGGCGACATCGCCGCCGACCAGGACATCTCGGACGACGTGCTCGAACTGCTCGACATGGCCGGCAACCCGCCGCCGCCCACCTCGCTGAGCGAATGGGCGCGCGCCCGTGCGGCGCAGCAGAAGGCCCAGCCGCACGGCACGGTGCAGGAAACCGCAGCACACCTCGTTGCCCCGCACCGCGAGGCGGGCATCGGCGCAATCGTCCGCCGCATCGAGGAATTCCGCAAGGCCCGCGAAGCCAAGGGCCCGCCCGACTTCCGCACCGATTCGCCACGCCTGCCGCTCGGCGACACCGCGCCCGTCGCGCAGCGCCTCGCCCTTGCGATCGACTTCACCACCGATGTCGAAGGTCGCATCGACTGGGCCGACGGCCCGCACGCGCCTTCGGTGACGGGCCTGTCGCTGGATGCCACCTCATCCGACCTTGCGCACGCCCTGCGCCAGCGCCTGCCGCTGCGCGGTACGCGAATCTCGGTCACCGGCGCTCCGGCGGTGAGCGGCCCGTGGCAGGTCGATGCGGTCGCCCGCTTCGAACATGGCCGCTTCGCCGGTTACTGCGGCCGCCTGCGCCGCCCTGCCCCGCCTATCGAAGTGCCGGTCGTCCCGGTTCCCGCCCATGCCGAGGCAGACCGGATGCGCGAGGTGCTCCACGAACTGCGCACCCCCGCCAATGCGATCCAGGTGGCCGCCGAGATCATCCAGCAGCAGCTCTATGGCCCGGCCCCGCACGAATACCGAGCCCTTGCCGCCGCCATCGCCGGGGACTGCGCGCATATCCTTGCCGGGTTCGAGGAACTGGACCGGCTGGTGAAGCTCGAATCGGGCGCGCTCCCGCTGGAGGACGGCGAATGCGACCTCGCCCGCGTCCTCGCCCAGACCATCGTGCGCCTGCGCGCCTGGACCGAGCCGCGCGGCAGCGGCTTCGCCCTCGCCGCTGACCTGTCCGCCGCAGCATTGCCGGTCCGCATCGCCCGCGCCGAAGTGGAGCGCCTCGTCTGGCGTCTGTTCGCCGCGCTCGCCGGATCAACCGCGCCGGGCGAGCGACTCGACCTCGGCTGGAGCCTGCATGGCGACATGGTCGATCTCAGCGTCACCCTGCCCGCCGTCCTCGCCGAGCGCGGGCCTGACGCCCTGTTCGATGCCGTCGCGGGAGAACGCGGACAGTCGCTCGCTGCTGGAATGTTCGGGATAGGCTTCACCCTGCGCCTCGCGGCTGCGGAAGCCTCCGCAGCCGGGGGCCTGCTTGGTCGCGTCGAGAACCGGCTCCACCTGTCGCTCCCCGCCTTGACCGGGACAGACACTGGGAATAGCAGTTCGGCAACTTTTCCGCAGTAA
- a CDS encoding Lrp/AsnC family transcriptional regulator: MINLDEIDRHLLAELQAEGRITNVELAQRVGLTAPPCLRRVRSLEEAGVIQGYHADLDASKLGFTITVFALVSLKSQAEESLRAFEDHMKGLPEVRECHMLNGEIDFILKIVSRDLQSFQEFLTSKLTPAPNVDSVKTSLTIRTAKSTPGVPLG; encoded by the coding sequence ATGATCAATCTCGATGAAATCGACCGCCACCTGCTTGCGGAACTGCAGGCGGAAGGTCGTATCACCAATGTCGAACTCGCCCAGCGCGTGGGCCTGACCGCCCCGCCGTGCCTGCGCCGCGTGCGCAGCCTCGAGGAAGCGGGCGTGATTCAGGGCTATCACGCCGATCTCGACGCATCGAAGCTGGGCTTCACGATCACCGTCTTCGCGCTGGTCAGCCTCAAGAGCCAGGCCGAGGAATCGCTGCGCGCCTTCGAGGATCACATGAAGGGCCTGCCCGAAGTGCGCGAGTGCCACATGCTCAACGGCGAGATCGACTTCATCCTCAAGATCGTCAGCCGCGACCTGCAGAGCTTCCAGGAATTCCTGACCAGCAAGCTGACGCCCGCGCCCAACGTGGACAGCGTCAAGACCTCGCTGACGATCCGCACCGCCAAGAGCACCCCGGGCGTGCCGCTGGGCTGA
- the aroQ gene encoding type II 3-dehydroquinate dehydratase gives MAEKLVYVLNGPNLNRLGKREPTIYGSQTLDDIGAMLEERGEALGLSVLMFQSNHEGDLVDWLHEADDAGAHAVLLNAGAYTHTSVALLDAIRSITAPVIEVHLSNPHTREEFRHTSWVGMAAQGTIAGFGAQSYVLALEAAAGL, from the coding sequence ATGGCGGAAAAGCTGGTCTATGTGCTCAACGGCCCCAACCTCAACCGGCTGGGTAAGCGCGAGCCGACGATCTACGGATCGCAGACCCTCGACGACATCGGCGCGATGCTGGAGGAGCGGGGCGAGGCGCTGGGCCTCAGCGTCCTGATGTTCCAGTCCAACCACGAAGGCGATCTCGTCGACTGGCTGCACGAGGCGGACGACGCAGGCGCGCATGCCGTGCTGCTGAACGCCGGAGCCTATACCCATACCTCGGTGGCCCTGCTCGACGCCATCCGCTCGATCACCGCGCCGGTGATCGAGGTCCACCTCTCAAACCCGCACACGCGCGAGGAATTCCGACACACGTCATGGGTCGGCATGGCGGCGCAGGGCACCATCGCCGGCTTTGGCGCGCAGAGCTACGTGCTGGCGCTGGAAGCCGCTGCGGGGCTTTGA
- a CDS encoding holin family protein — protein MPLLDSLLGPVTRIIDKVVPDPEARDRAKLELLKLENTQELEMLQASLSAIVAEANSPDPWTSRARPSFLYVMYAVILWALPMGVVAAFDPGLARAIGTGMNGYLAGIPEPLYALFGTGYLGYSAMRQWGKVKGSDK, from the coding sequence ATGCCTCTTCTCGATTCGCTGCTCGGCCCCGTCACCCGCATCATCGACAAGGTGGTGCCCGATCCCGAGGCGCGCGACCGGGCCAAGCTGGAACTGCTCAAGCTCGAGAACACGCAGGAACTGGAGATGCTGCAGGCCAGCCTTTCCGCCATCGTCGCCGAGGCCAATTCCCCCGATCCGTGGACGAGCCGCGCGCGGCCGAGCTTTCTCTATGTCATGTATGCCGTGATCCTCTGGGCGCTGCCGATGGGCGTGGTCGCCGCGTTCGATCCCGGCCTCGCCCGCGCCATCGGAACCGGGATGAACGGCTATCTGGCAGGGATCCCGGAGCCGCTCTACGCGCTCTTCGGCACCGGCTACCTCGGCTATTCGGCGATGCGCCAGTGGGGCAAGGTGAAGGGCTCGGACAAGTAG
- the yajC gene encoding preprotein translocase subunit YajC: MQTSILAQLAAAAPAGSPPAWITYMPFVAMALIFWFLILRPQMKQQKEHKAKLSELKKGDEVLTGGGLIGKIVKVDDNYAEVELAQGVKVKALKSTIVDVIPPAGSKPAND, encoded by the coding sequence ATGCAGACCTCGATCCTCGCCCAGCTCGCCGCAGCCGCACCCGCCGGGTCGCCTCCGGCCTGGATCACGTACATGCCCTTCGTGGCGATGGCGCTGATCTTCTGGTTCCTCATCCTGCGCCCGCAGATGAAGCAGCAGAAGGAGCACAAGGCCAAGCTTTCCGAGCTCAAGAAGGGCGACGAGGTGCTGACCGGCGGCGGCCTGATCGGCAAGATCGTCAAGGTCGACGACAACTACGCCGAAGTCGAACTGGCGCAGGGCGTCAAGGTGAAGGCGCTCAAGTCGACCATCGTCGACGTGATCCCGCCCGCCGGCTCCAAGCCCGCGAACGACTGA
- the secD gene encoding protein translocase subunit SecD → MLEFSIWKKVWYWGLTLVLCALAIPTLLSFTSIHLPEGVPAPKVNLGLDLAGGSRLLLEADRNQVIQQRLEGMEESVRTKLGAAEPRIAIGDVSSRGGRLTFTVRDTTQVDAAREALLPLTTGAGLTGQRDWDIQVVNGNQFVLAPTAAGIDLEVSNAMDTAVEVVRKRIDALGTKEPDIRRLGGTRIDVQVPGLQDPAALKALLGQTAKLEFKMVDETANPADLAQGIVPPGDEIVPYAEGAAGGQPALIAVKRLGGIKGDQLTNAKQAFQQQTNQAVVDITFNQQGGERFAQLTSANVGKRFAIILDGKALSAPSINEPILGGSAQISGSFTTKSATQLAIALRSGALPVDLKVVEERTVGADLGADAIHKGAVAMGVGTLALVIFIILTYGRFGIYACICALLINIVMILGVMAVFGTTLTLPGIAGFVLTLGAAVDANVLINERIREERSKGRRVVQSVELGYKEASRAIFDANITNSIAALLMFAFGSGPVRGFAVVLMIGIVTSVFTAVTLTRMWVAGWLRKTRPADLNL, encoded by the coding sequence ATGCTTGAATTCTCGATCTGGAAGAAGGTCTGGTACTGGGGGCTGACGCTGGTGCTCTGCGCGCTGGCGATCCCCACGCTGCTGTCCTTCACCTCCATCCACCTGCCCGAAGGCGTGCCTGCGCCCAAGGTCAATCTCGGCCTCGACCTTGCGGGCGGTTCGCGCCTGCTGCTTGAGGCGGATCGCAACCAGGTCATCCAGCAGCGTCTGGAAGGCATGGAGGAATCGGTCCGCACCAAGCTGGGTGCCGCCGAGCCGCGCATCGCCATCGGCGACGTGTCGAGCCGTGGCGGTCGCCTGACCTTCACCGTGCGCGACACCACGCAGGTCGACGCCGCGCGCGAGGCGCTGCTGCCGCTGACCACCGGCGCGGGGCTGACCGGCCAGCGCGACTGGGACATCCAGGTCGTCAACGGCAACCAGTTCGTGCTCGCGCCCACCGCTGCGGGCATCGACCTCGAAGTGTCGAACGCGATGGACACTGCGGTCGAAGTCGTGCGCAAGCGCATCGACGCGCTGGGCACCAAGGAGCCCGACATCCGTCGCCTCGGCGGCACGCGCATCGACGTGCAGGTGCCCGGCCTGCAGGATCCGGCGGCGCTCAAGGCGCTGCTCGGCCAGACCGCCAAGCTCGAATTCAAGATGGTCGACGAGACCGCCAACCCCGCCGATCTGGCACAGGGCATCGTGCCTCCGGGCGACGAGATCGTGCCTTATGCCGAAGGCGCGGCCGGCGGCCAGCCCGCTCTGATCGCGGTCAAGCGCCTCGGCGGCATCAAGGGCGACCAGCTGACCAACGCCAAGCAGGCGTTCCAGCAGCAGACCAACCAGGCCGTCGTCGACATCACCTTCAACCAGCAGGGCGGCGAGCGTTTCGCGCAGCTGACCAGCGCCAACGTCGGCAAGCGCTTCGCGATCATCCTCGACGGCAAGGCGCTTTCGGCGCCGTCGATCAACGAGCCGATCCTGGGCGGCAGCGCGCAGATCTCGGGCAGCTTCACGACCAAATCGGCGACGCAGCTGGCGATCGCGCTGCGTTCGGGCGCGCTCCCGGTCGACCTCAAGGTCGTCGAGGAACGCACCGTCGGCGCGGACCTCGGCGCGGATGCGATCCACAAGGGCGCCGTCGCCATGGGCGTCGGCACGCTGGCGCTCGTCATCTTCATCATCCTTACTTACGGTCGCTTCGGCATCTATGCCTGCATCTGCGCGCTGCTCATCAACATCGTGATGATCCTGGGCGTGATGGCGGTGTTCGGCACCACGCTGACGCTGCCGGGCATCGCCGGCTTCGTGCTGACGCTGGGCGCGGCGGTCGACGCCAACGTGCTCATCAACGAGCGCATCCGCGAGGAACGGTCCAAGGGCCGCCGCGTCGTCCAGTCGGTCGAACTGGGCTACAAGGAAGCGAGCCGTGCTATCTTCGACGCCAACATCACCAACTCGATCGCGGCGCTGCTGATGTTCGCCTTCGGCTCCGGCCCGGTGCGCGGCTTCGCGGTCGTGCTGATGATCGGCATCGTCACCTCGGTGTTCACCGCCGTGACCCTGACCCGCATGTGGGTCGCCGGCTGGCTGCGCAAGACGCGGCCGGCGGACCTGAACCTGTAA
- the secF gene encoding protein translocase subunit SecF gives MKLLKLIPDNTNIHFLKWQWPFFISNIVLMVASVVLLFTHGLNLGVDFVGGQMIRVTFERSATAPIAPLTQAVEKLGYGEPVVQTFGKPNEVSLRMKLPEGTESQPQLADAMARKITTSVKQTFPDARIDGVDSVSGKVSGELLKTGVLALSLAMLCISIYIWVRFEWQFAAGALFALVQDILLTVGMFSLTQMEFDLNIVAALLTLLGYSLNDKIVVYDRIRENLKKHRRMPMAELLDLSVNETLSRTVVTSLSILIMLVALLLLGPDVIFGFTAAITLGIFIGTYSSIFMSAPILIWLGVKSDSFVQTESAIDRQERLARERGQPQP, from the coding sequence ATGAAGCTCCTGAAGCTTATTCCCGACAACACCAACATCCACTTCCTCAAGTGGCAGTGGCCGTTTTTCATCAGCAACATCGTGCTGATGGTCGCCTCGGTGGTGCTGCTGTTCACCCACGGACTGAACCTGGGCGTCGATTTCGTCGGCGGCCAGATGATCCGCGTGACCTTCGAGCGCAGCGCGACCGCGCCGATCGCCCCGCTGACGCAGGCGGTCGAAAAGCTCGGCTACGGCGAGCCGGTGGTGCAGACCTTCGGCAAGCCGAACGAGGTCTCGCTGCGCATGAAGCTGCCCGAGGGCACCGAGTCGCAGCCGCAGCTGGCCGACGCGATGGCACGCAAGATCACCACTTCGGTAAAGCAGACCTTCCCCGATGCGCGTATCGACGGCGTCGATTCCGTCTCGGGCAAGGTCTCGGGTGAACTGCTCAAGACCGGCGTGCTGGCGCTCAGCCTCGCGATGCTGTGCATCTCGATCTACATCTGGGTGCGCTTCGAGTGGCAGTTCGCGGCCGGTGCGCTGTTCGCGCTGGTGCAGGACATCCTGCTGACCGTGGGCATGTTCTCGCTGACGCAGATGGAGTTCGACCTCAACATCGTCGCCGCGTTGCTGACGCTGCTGGGCTACTCGCTGAACGACAAGATCGTGGTCTACGACCGCATCCGCGAGAACCTCAAGAAGCACCGCCGCATGCCGATGGCCGAACTGCTCGACCTGTCGGTGAACGAGACGCTGTCGCGCACCGTCGTGACCTCGCTGTCGATCCTCATCATGCTGGTGGCGCTGCTGCTGCTGGGTCCGGACGTGATCTTCGGCTTCACTGCCGCCATTACGCTCGGCATTTTCATCGGCACCTACAGCTCGATCTTCATGTCTGCGCCGATCCTGATCTGGCTGGGCGTGAAGTCGGACAGCTTCGTGCAGACCGAATCGGCGATCGACCGCCAGGAGCGCCTCGCGCGCGAGCGTGGCCAGCCGCAGCCCTGA
- the rsmA gene encoding 16S rRNA (adenine(1518)-N(6)/adenine(1519)-N(6))-dimethyltransferase RsmA, with translation MTTTLPPQLPPLREVIARHGLSASKSLGQNFLFDEQLLDRIAAIPGSLEGKDVLEVGPGPGGLTRALLRAGANVTAIEMDRRCLPALAELAEAFPGKLKVIEGDALKIDPKTLFDGPYHILSNLPYNVGTALFTGWLSGETWPPQWSSLTLMFQEEVARRIVAEPDTSAYGRLAVLAQWRAKSKLAMKVHRSAFTPPPKVMSAIVHVTPGDAPEGVSMRVLERVTEAAFGQRRKMLRQSLKGVPGALDALEALGIDPQRRAETLSVAEFVSVGKALTKG, from the coding sequence ATGACCACCACCCTTCCTCCCCAATTGCCGCCATTGCGCGAAGTCATCGCCCGTCATGGCCTCTCCGCCTCCAAGTCGCTCGGCCAGAACTTCCTGTTCGACGAGCAGCTTCTCGACCGCATCGCCGCGATCCCCGGATCGCTGGAGGGCAAGGACGTGCTGGAAGTCGGCCCCGGGCCCGGCGGCCTCACCCGCGCGCTGCTGCGCGCCGGGGCGAACGTCACCGCCATCGAGATGGACCGCCGCTGCCTGCCCGCCCTCGCCGAACTGGCCGAGGCGTTCCCCGGCAAGCTCAAGGTGATCGAGGGCGACGCGCTCAAGATCGATCCGAAGACGCTGTTCGACGGCCCGTACCACATCCTCTCGAACCTGCCCTACAACGTCGGCACGGCGCTGTTCACCGGCTGGCTTTCGGGCGAGACCTGGCCGCCGCAGTGGTCCTCGCTGACGCTGATGTTCCAGGAGGAAGTCGCCCGCCGCATCGTCGCCGAGCCGGATACGTCCGCCTACGGCCGCCTTGCCGTGCTGGCGCAGTGGCGTGCGAAGTCTAAGCTGGCGATGAAGGTCCATCGCAGCGCCTTCACCCCGCCGCCCAAGGTCATGTCCGCCATCGTCCACGTCACTCCCGGCGATGCGCCCGAGGGCGTCTCCATGCGCGTGCTGGAGCGCGTGACCGAAGCCGCCTTCGGCCAGCGCCGCAAGATGCTGCGTCAAAGCCTCAAGGGCGTCCCCGGCGCGCTGGACGCGCTGGAAGCACTCGGCATCGACCCGCAGCGCCGCGCGGAAACGCTGTCGGTGGCGGAGTTCGTGAGCGTGGGCAAGGCGCTGACGAAGGGCTGA
- the pdxA gene encoding 4-hydroxythreonine-4-phosphate dehydrogenase PdxA, whose amino-acid sequence MSMAALLAVSLGDPSGIAPEVIAESWLRREEQALAPFFVVGGAQVLRAAAASRGIDLPVVSIASPGDAAQMFATALPVLGDEDCAPSFGAPTVEGAKLTLHSLTRATELALSGEVGAVVTGPIAKSKLAEVGFTQPGQTEFLADASGLSHDAAVMMLAGPSLRTVPLTVHEALAAVPGLVTRSLIESKARIVARALARDFGLPSPRIAITGLNPHAGEDGRMGTEDRDVIVPAIAALLAEGLAVTGPHPADALFAAHARSGYDVALCMYHDQALIPIKTLDFDQGVNVTLGLPIVRTSPDHGTAFAIAGKGVASAGAMIAAIRMAGECARRRAA is encoded by the coding sequence ATGAGCATGGCGGCTCTGCTCGCCGTTTCGCTGGGCGATCCTTCCGGGATCGCCCCCGAAGTGATCGCGGAAAGCTGGCTACGGCGCGAGGAACAGGCCCTCGCGCCGTTCTTCGTCGTGGGCGGCGCGCAAGTATTGCGCGCGGCAGCGGCATCGCGCGGGATCGACCTGCCGGTAGTCTCCATCGCCAGCCCTGGCGACGCAGCGCAGATGTTCGCCACCGCCCTGCCCGTACTCGGCGACGAGGACTGCGCGCCCTCCTTCGGCGCACCGACCGTCGAAGGCGCGAAGCTCACGCTCCACTCGCTGACCCGCGCCACCGAACTGGCGCTTTCGGGCGAGGTGGGCGCGGTCGTCACCGGCCCCATCGCCAAGTCGAAGCTCGCCGAAGTCGGCTTCACCCAGCCCGGCCAGACCGAATTCCTCGCCGACGCCAGCGGCTTGTCGCACGACGCGGCGGTGATGATGCTGGCGGGCCCCTCGCTGCGCACCGTGCCGCTGACCGTGCACGAGGCGCTGGCGGCGGTCCCCGGCCTCGTCACGCGAAGCCTGATCGAGAGCAAGGCCCGCATCGTCGCGCGCGCCCTCGCCCGCGACTTTGGCCTGCCGAGCCCCCGCATCGCGATCACCGGCCTCAACCCCCACGCGGGCGAGGACGGTCGCATGGGCACCGAGGACCGCGACGTCATCGTCCCCGCCATCGCCGCGCTGCTGGCCGAGGGCCTCGCCGTTACCGGCCCCCACCCCGCCGACGCGCTCTTCGCCGCCCATGCCCGCAGCGGCTACGACGTGGCGCTGTGCATGTACCACGACCAGGCGCTGATCCCGATCAAGACGCTCGACTTCGACCAGGGCGTGAACGTCACGCTCGGCCTGCCCATCGTGCGCACCTCGCCCGACCACGGCACCGCCTTCGCCATCGCCGGCAAGGGCGTAGCGAGCGCCGGTGCCATGATCGCCGCGATCCGCATGGCCGGGGAATGCGCGCGCAGGAGAGCCGCATGA